From the Thermococcus sp. MV5 genome, the window TCAATTAACCCCATGATCATCACCTAGAAAGATACTTCAGAATTAATATTGTATTATTCTTTGTGTTTTATATTGGTTTCGCATTAATTACTTCTCATAAAACACATAATACATGGAAACGTATTTCTCCTTTTCCAGTAAGAATTCGTCGTCTTCTGGATAATACTTCGCAAGTTCTGGATTTTCACCAGCGAACTTTTTAATAGACTCCATAGAATCCCAGATGGTTACAAGAAGGAAATGAGCCACTTTGTCCTCATCTTTTCGTGTGAAACATAATTTTAGCAAACCATCAACAGAACTATAATCCGGTACTGCTCTTTCAACCAAAAATCTCTCATACTCATCAGCTTTCTTAATAGGAACTCCCCCGTGCCATAACCTCATAATTGCCAAAATATCACCTCCTCCTTACTGTATAAACATTTATGATATATGAACATTGTGCATTCAAATAATAGGGATAAATTGGAGTTCTGATGATTTTACCATCCAATCATACTTTCAATGCCCATTTAGCACTTTTCCAAAAGCTGATTATCCCTATACCGCTTCCCACAAGCCAAAGAACGACGAGTATAATGAACTTGAGCTCATGAAATTGCACTTCAAGGATTGAGAACAACACTGCCGAGATCGTGAAAATGAGGGAAAGGACAAACAGCTGATAAAAATCAAGCTCACACTCAAGTCTTTCTATGTCTTCTCTCTTTGATCTCTTCAGTGCTCTGTAGATTAAACAGAATGTCAAAGCATAGAGTAACCAGATAATAGCCTGAGGCCCTATTTCTGGTATTGCTGCTGGATTTATCCCAAAACCCAAAGCTCCGTAGTATAACAGCAATACCGGAATTAAGAACTTAAGCTCCCTCTTTGTAGGAAGAAGTCCTTCCATATCATCATCTCTACCGAATTTTTGCCTCCAAATGTAGATTAAAAGAAGAATAACTCCAAGTGTGCTTACAGCAGACGTGAAAGATGCAAAGGGTGATGGAGAGTTAGAGCTTTCGAGCATCCCAAATACAAAGGCAAAAAGGTAGGGTCTTTTGAGTAGTACGCTTGGCAACACCTTCCTTTTAGATGTTAGCAGTTCAGCAACGCCTATAGGGAGTATAAAGGACATAAATGGATGCCAGAAGAGTACTATTACAAGAACCTCAAAGATGCCTATGCCTGCAACGTGAATTGGCGACTCCCACCCGGGATTCCACACGACTTTGGTTATGTATGCCTCATAGAGTCCAAAAATAACACCTGCTAAGTATAGTGTTTCGAATCTTGGTTTCCCAAAGCGGTAAACAACTGAACCTAAAATTAGAGTGTGGAGTCCATAGAGGGGAAGAATTACAAGTAGTCCCCAGAAAGCGAAGAAAGGATAAAGAGTTGCTCCTATCGTAACTTCACCAAAGAAAACTGAGAATGAGGCAATGATGAGCCAGAAAAAAGCCCTTCTCACTATTTCACCCCTACAACTCACCAACTCTTTTTCAAGCTACCTCTTCTTTTTACTTTATGGGTTTTAACATATAAGAGTGTTATGAGTATGAGAGTAGGACACAGATGAAAATAAAACAATGTGCAATTTTTTTACTCTTCGACTGCTTTCTGTGCGATAAACAGTACGACTTTGGAATAGTGTCCCATTCCATGCTTTTCTATTCTCTCCCCAAATTTCTCCCAAACCTCATCAAAGGATGGGGTATCAATACCATATATCTTTGGAACATTCTCGCATGCGAACTCTATTTCCTCCTTGGCCTGCTCCGGAGTGAGTTTTTTGCCGGTGTAATATGCCTTTTTCGTGAGGAGCTTGAGCCCTGTCTCTTTGAGCATCTCTTCGTATTCTTTTGCACTTAGCCATGTAGCACCACAGATATAGGAAAACACTTTATTTTCCAGCTTTTGGGCATCGCTCTCCATTTCCTCTGGAGGCATTGCAACAAAGCAAAAGTATCCCTCTGGCTTCAGAATGCGGCTGACCTCATGAAACGTCTTATGAACGCCTTCTTTTCCTCTTGTCATGTGGATGTCTTCTAATCCCAGAAAATTAACTACCATGTCAAAGCTTTCATCCGGAAAAGTCATATTAGTAGCATCCATTTGAACAACCCTTATGCGGTTATCGAAGCCATGTTTCTTGATGTTCTCCTTCGCATTTGTGATATCATTTTGGGCAATATCAATCCCTGTGATCCTAACAGTACTCTCACACTTTGCTATCTCAACAGCAAAAAATCCATAGCCCGTTGCTAGGTCTAATATTTCCATTTCTGGTTTAATTGGCAAATCTTTTGCAATTTTTGAGCGCAGACCATTGAGTTTTGAAAAATATGTGGGATATTCATGGCTGGATATATATTGTTCGTTCATGGTATCACCTAATAACTAGTAATCTTGACTGTTATAATTATTGTGAATTTTTACAACTTGAAAAAACCTTACTCTCTTTGAAGCGTGGCTCATCCTTGTGAACGGGAGCTTTATGATGATTATCCTAATAATATTTCTTGTGACAAGCTTTTTTTAATATCAAAAACTCAAAATAATATCAGGCAGACCTTGAAAAGATGGTAGGCGTGAGGGGAGAAACAATAGTTTTCCCTGAGAAGGAAAAGTACAATCCATCGCCTAAACCAACTTATAAAATAACAAAAGTCCTAAACACGACAATAGAGGAGCTCTTTTTATTCGATGAGAATAAACTTTAGAGTTTCTCTATTACCTTCATGACCATATTAAAAATAATTGCTCAGCACAAAGAGTACAAAACCTACAACAATTAATCCAAGGAGCATCACTATTGCACTCCCAAGTTTTGAGTAGTCTCTAAGCTCCTACTCTGACTAAAAAATTCCTTCTGTTTTACCTTCGATATTATTTCAGAATCTTTAGTGGTTTTCCGGTCGATGAAAGAACCACGCAGTGGACACACCTATCTATTTTTGTGTTTAAATTTTAATAAACTTGCTGCTTTTGAAAGTGAAACCTTAAAAGACAGAATTCAATCTACTATCATCTATGGGAATCATCGCTGCATTGATATAAAAGCTAACTTTCCATCAAGTCTTATTTCCACAAACATCATTTCCCCGAAGAGTTTCTACTGGGTAATCTCCTCATGTAGAACCTTTTTCCTTCATACTCAAGTTCAATAAGCTTTCCCTCATCCAAAAGCTTTTCAATGATCCCCCAACCAACATTTGCTTTCCTTAAAAGTTCCTTCACAGCCTCTTCTCTCATTGGATGAACGCTTGTAATACTTAACAAGTCTTCTTCAACGTTTCCCGTAAAAGTGAAGGCATTTCCTTCGTAGCCAATTAAATATTCAACTCTATCAACGACTTTTGCAAAGGTTTGAAACGCTTGATTGATAATTTCTTCTTTTGCCGGCTTAACCCATTTTTCCGTTGGAGGTCTGGTGGGAATTGAGATATACGCTATATCGGGCTTTAGCTCTTTCAAAAACTCTGCTATCTTCTCAAACTCATTTCCATAATTTATTCCATCAATCAGCATAGTTTCAGTTACAAGTTCACCTTTGAACTCTTTTCTAAACTCCAGCATACCCTCCAAAATCATCCCAAGCCTCAGGCTTTTATGAGGTCTGTCTATTTTTCTCCACAGCTCTTCACTAACAGCATCAACTTTTAAAGAGACAAAGTTAAACCTTAACAACTCTTCCCTAACATCATCACACCATATTAAAGAGGAGTTCGTTAAAATTGCAAGAGGAATTTCAAGTTCCGTTAAAAGCTCAGCCTCTTTTCCAAGGTTTACATCCAATGTTGGTTCTCCATCAGGGACAAAAGTAATATAATCAATTTTCTCATTTCTTGTCTTCACTTCTTCAACTTTTTTCTTAACGTCTTCAAAGATAACTTCTGGACTATAAAACTCCTTTCTTTTAACCTCCATCCTTAGGGTCTTCCCAACTTGGCAGTAAACACAAGCATAAGAACAAAACTTGTCGGGAATGTTATTTACCCCAAGACTTCTCCCAAGTCTGCGAGAAGGAACAGGACCAAAGGCAATTAAAGTTCTCATGACGATCACCAAAATTAGGTTAATCTAACACTCTTTAAGGTTTTTGTGTTACCACTCCGGTTGGCCCTGACCCCCTCCCCCTTGAATGGCGAGGCTTTCAAAAGAAAAATGTAATTAAAAAAGATGGGAAGGCGTAATGGTCATGGTCACTGAACTTTCACTGGTTTCTTTGAAACATCCTTAACTGACAAGTACGCAAAGATTGAAAGAAGCCCTAATACTAGATAAGACGTTACATCATCCAATGGACTCCATCCAATGAAATCCTCGCTCTTTAGGAGATATGCTTCAATCGCACCAGCACCAATAACAAGCAAAGCTAGTATGGCCAG encodes:
- a CDS encoding antibiotic biosynthesis monooxygenase, yielding MRLWHGGVPIKKADEYERFLVERAVPDYSSVDGLLKLCFTRKDEDKVAHFLLVTIWDSMESIKKFAGENPELAKYYPEDDEFLLEKEKYVSMYYVFYEK
- a CDS encoding class I SAM-dependent methyltransferase — its product is MNEQYISSHEYPTYFSKLNGLRSKIAKDLPIKPEMEILDLATGYGFFAVEIAKCESTVRITGIDIAQNDITNAKENIKKHGFDNRIRVVQMDATNMTFPDESFDMVVNFLGLEDIHMTRGKEGVHKTFHEVSRILKPEGYFCFVAMPPEEMESDAQKLENKVFSYICGATWLSAKEYEEMLKETGLKLLTKKAYYTGKKLTPEQAKEEIEFACENVPKIYGIDTPSFDEVWEKFGERIEKHGMGHYSKVVLFIAQKAVEE
- a CDS encoding radical SAM protein, translating into MRTLIAFGPVPSRRLGRSLGVNNIPDKFCSYACVYCQVGKTLRMEVKRKEFYSPEVIFEDVKKKVEEVKTRNEKIDYITFVPDGEPTLDVNLGKEAELLTELEIPLAILTNSSLIWCDDVREELLRFNFVSLKVDAVSEELWRKIDRPHKSLRLGMILEGMLEFRKEFKGELVTETMLIDGINYGNEFEKIAEFLKELKPDIAYISIPTRPPTEKWVKPAKEEIINQAFQTFAKVVDRVEYLIGYEGNAFTFTGNVEEDLLSITSVHPMREEAVKELLRKANVGWGIIEKLLDEGKLIELEYEGKRFYMRRLPSRNSSGK